The DNA window CTTGGGTGGTGGTGTCGTCAACGTCGTTAAGAAAACGCTCGGGCTTGAATTCGTCAGGGGATTCAAAGTATTTGGCATCGCGTAGAAGCATATAGATTCCTATGGAATAGTTGGTACCAGCGGGTATGCGCTTGCCACCTTAAGAGGCCATGAGAGAGTAGAGTAGTTGGCGCGTTGCGCTGAGGCATCAATTGTTACTTACGTATCTCCACATCTTCGCTAAAGTTGCGTCCTATAATGGGCACTGGCGGATGCAAGCGCAGCGATTCCTTTATCACGCACTCCAAGTACTTCAGCTCGTTTAACTCACGCAGCGTTACCGAGCGCTGCTTATCCTTTCCCAGCACTTGCTCAATCTCATTGATGAGGCGCTCCTGCACCTGTGGATGACGTGAGATCTCGTACAAGCAAAACGACATACCGCTCGATGTGGTATCGTGTCCCTCAAACATAAATGTGTCCACCTCCTCGCGTATATCCTCATTGCTCAGCGGTGCACCATCTATGTTCGATTGCAGCAGCACATCCAACAGCGCCATGCGACGCTTCTGACCCAAATCATCCAgctcaccagcagcagccttcTGCTGTCCCTGCTGATCGTTGATGAGCGCCTCTCGCCGTTGTTGTATTATGGTTTCCGTAAACTCATGCATTGTCTTAATGAGCGCATCCTGTTTTTGCGCCAGCTTTGGTGCCAGCAGCCGGAACAGCCAGTCGATGCGTTCCCAGGGCTTAATAAAACGTGTCGTCATTATGTTGGTCACTCTAagatcaacaaaaaaaacattagCAATATCTGTAAGCTGCAGTTcctttttcctttttgctaCTCACTCGAATACGGCGCGCACATAAGGCAAATCCGGATGCATTTGTGCATTGATCTTGGTGCCCATCGCAGTCTCtgttttagcaatttatgttGGCTTAGTTATCatgttgaatttcaatttaaaatgatgTCTCTCACCTGCAATAATATCCAATGCAGCTAGGCAGATAGTTGGAAATATATTAAGCGGAGTTTTGCCATCGGCAtgtggctgcagctgttgcaccATTACCGCACTCTGCTGGTCAAATATATCCACAAATTGCtcaagtattttaaaatggAAAGTGGGCGTTATAATCTTACGCCTAGCATGCCATTTACGTCCGGTGCTCATTAGCAGGCCCGTGCCCAGCCAGGATTGTAGCAAGttgtacaaattgtttttggttATGTGCTGAGGACTGCTAAGTATAACCTCGATATCGGCAGGATCGGTGGAGAAGACAGCCAGCTGATTGAGCACCCAAACGCGATAGATAGTGCCGTAGCGTTTGCAATTGTAGCGCACAAAGTCCATAATGCCTGGAGCCGAGGAGCAAGTCGAATGAGTGAAAAGAATCcaatcaaaataaaaccaTGTCTGGACTTACGCTCTCCACTAAGACCGCGATACATGAGCACATTGCCGAGCAGCGGCAGAGCCGGCGGACCAGGCATATAGTGAAGCATGTCATTGCGCCGCTTGCGCGCCAGATAATCCCACAACAGCAGGCTGGTGACGCCAATCAGCAGCAGGGCCAGTCCAAGCATATTTCACTTTAAGTAGAGCTATAAACAGTCTGAGTGCTAGCGCTGTCAAATCATTTGTGCGAAGCAGATAGGCGTTGCTGCTAATAAGAACAGACGCCCAGCACAAGGTACAGCGAAGCGTCGCTATAATCAGCATTTAGCCCAGTTAAGTCCAAGTTCTTGTTAAGTGCCAATAGAACGCGTTTACTGTACGTAATCGTTAAAAGATTGagttaatatttacatattaagcTCATGAACTTATGAAATCGTTGTATCTTTAAGACTTGTCACGCTGACTCAGCATTATAATTCAACTAACTAACCAGGctatttaactttatattttttacatcgACATATTTATTACTACTGTATTTATACCTATAGTATAGCTCAGCAGCattctttgtttatttctttagtTAATGGCAAAGTTCAAGCATTCAGTGGGTTTGAAATCTTTCAAGTGCATTACTGCTACTGGCTTATCG is part of the Drosophila busckii strain San Diego stock center, stock number 13000-0081.31 chromosome X, ASM1175060v1, whole genome shotgun sequence genome and encodes:
- the LOC108606769 gene encoding cytochrome P450 4d2 isoform X1; the protein is MLGLALLLIGVTSLLLWDYLARKRRNDMLHYMPGPPALPLLGNVLMYRGLSGERIMDFVRYNCKRYGTIYRVWVLNQLAVFSTDPADIEVILSSPQHITKNNLYNLLQSWLGTGLLMSTGRKWHARRKIITPTFHFKILEQFVDIFDQQSAVMVQQLQPHADGKTPLNIFPTICLAALDIIAETAMGTKINAQMHPDLPYVRAVFEVTNIMTTRFIKPWERIDWLFRLLAPKLAQKQDALIKTMHEFTETIIQQRREALINDQQGQQKAAAGELDDLGQKRRMALLDVLLQSNIDGAPLSNEDIREEVDTFMFEGHDTTSSGMSFCLYEISRHPQVQERLINEIEQVLGKDKQRSVTLRELNELKYLECVIKESLRLHPPVPIIGRNFSEDVEIRGKRIPAGTNYSIGIYMLLRDAKYFESPDEFKPERFLNDVDDTTTQAHPYAYIPFSAGPRNCIGQKFAILEMKSTISKTLRHFELLPLGPEPICTLSLVLRSKNGMHMGLRPRS
- the LOC108606769 gene encoding cytochrome P450 4d2 isoform X2, with the protein product MLGSAVMVQQLQPHADGKTPLNIFPTICLAALDIIAETAMGTKINAQMHPDLPYVRAVFEVTNIMTTRFIKPWERIDWLFRLLAPKLAQKQDALIKTMHEFTETIIQQRREALINDQQGQQKAAAGELDDLGQKRRMALLDVLLQSNIDGAPLSNEDIREEVDTFMFEGHDTTSSGMSFCLYEISRHPQVQERLINEIEQVLGKDKQRSVTLRELNELKYLECVIKESLRLHPPVPIIGRNFSEDVEIRGKRIPAGTNYSIGIYMLLRDAKYFESPDEFKPERFLNDVDDTTTQAHPYAYIPFSAGPRNCIGQKFAILEMKSTISKTLRHFELLPLGPEPICTLSLVLRSKNGMHMGLRPRS